A region of Jonquetella anthropi DSM 22815 DNA encodes the following proteins:
- a CDS encoding ABC transporter permease has product MNCRTNPTGVLSSLDHGTLTKDQLRELESAPLTKKRAALDLLIRAMPIFAGLLAMAEYLCLPDLEGNSHTMTYAYFLGALIAAAAAAFIGSFFSRRVYDRLRHGAPFYSLVFLLLLGYDWVTLKTGKFVLPYFPWVDQILNAAIEDRLQLLDCTWHSLMLLFTGYFTGALLGLLTGVACGYNKRVDYWIAPFMRLLGAIPSTTWIPVVMVLASSLFKGSVFIIALGVWYSLTIATITGIRNIDKSFYEAARTLGAKTRHLVFRVALPFALPNILQGLTQGMSSACMALMVAEMIGVESGLGWYVTWQKSWAQYGKMYAAIVVLCVVFVAVNWLLNKIKRRLLRWQEGAVQS; this is encoded by the coding sequence TTGAACTGTCGCACAAACCCCACAGGGGTTCTCTCGTCGCTGGACCACGGGACTTTGACGAAAGACCAACTCCGAGAACTTGAAAGCGCTCCCCTGACAAAAAAGAGGGCAGCTCTTGACCTTTTGATTCGGGCCATGCCGATATTCGCCGGACTTCTCGCCATGGCTGAATACCTGTGCCTGCCCGACCTTGAAGGCAACTCCCACACGATGACTTACGCCTATTTCCTCGGCGCGCTTATCGCCGCCGCCGCAGCCGCGTTCATCGGGTCGTTTTTCTCCCGACGGGTCTACGACCGGCTGCGCCACGGGGCGCCGTTCTACTCGCTGGTGTTCCTCCTGCTGCTGGGGTACGACTGGGTGACCTTAAAAACCGGGAAGTTCGTCCTGCCCTATTTCCCTTGGGTCGACCAGATCCTCAACGCGGCGATCGAAGACCGGCTCCAGTTGCTGGACTGCACGTGGCATTCGCTGATGCTCCTTTTCACCGGGTACTTCACCGGCGCGCTGCTCGGACTGCTCACCGGCGTCGCCTGCGGCTACAACAAGCGGGTAGATTACTGGATCGCCCCGTTCATGCGGCTTTTGGGCGCGATCCCCTCCACCACGTGGATTCCGGTTGTCATGGTTTTGGCGTCGTCGCTGTTCAAGGGGAGCGTCTTCATCATCGCGCTGGGCGTGTGGTACTCCCTCACGATCGCGACCATAACGGGGATACGGAACATCGACAAGTCGTTCTACGAGGCCGCGCGGACCCTCGGCGCCAAGACGCGGCATTTGGTGTTCCGGGTGGCCCTGCCGTTCGCCCTGCCAAATATCCTTCAAGGGCTCACTCAGGGCATGAGCAGCGCCTGCATGGCCCTGATGGTCGCCGAGATGATCGGCGTCGAGTCCGGGCTGGGCTGGTACGTGACTTGGCAGAAGAGCTGGGCCCAGTACGGTAAGATGTACGCCGCGATCGTCGTGCTGTGCGTCGTGTTCGTGGCGGTGAACTGGCTGCTGAATAAGATCAAACGGCGGCTGCTTCGCTGGCAGGAAGGGGCTGTTCAGTCATGA
- a CDS encoding pyridoxal phosphate-dependent aminotransferase, giving the protein MELSRRIQQLTASPIRKLAPYAEAAKSRGVKVYHLNIGQPDIATSDVYFKAIREAKLTTVAYTNSQGEKPLREAISKYYAKWNIPYSPEEIIVTHGGTEALIIAMLSVCDPGDEILVFEPYYANYSSLAKAFNVTPRAVATDPETGYHLPDDKTILASLTDKTKLVILTNPGNPTGSVYTADELKRLAKIVKDRGLFVLADEVYREFVYEGSYTSMASFDDIRDQVLIVDSVSKRYSACGARIGALLSHNKELIAQSMKYCQARLCVPSLEQIGAEAMYLHTADTYLKSVNDEYRHRRDTLHKALMAIPGVKCPMPSGAFYMMVTLPVDDSEKFAKWLLEEFQDAGETVMLAPGAGFYGTPGKGVHEARVAYVLKEADLLRAAELLKKALAVYPGRTC; this is encoded by the coding sequence ATGGAACTGTCCCGTCGCATTCAGCAGCTCACAGCGTCGCCGATTCGCAAGCTGGCTCCCTACGCGGAGGCGGCCAAGAGCAGAGGGGTGAAGGTGTACCATCTGAACATCGGCCAGCCCGACATCGCCACGTCGGACGTCTACTTCAAGGCGATCCGCGAGGCGAAGCTGACGACCGTGGCGTACACGAACTCGCAGGGCGAAAAGCCGCTGCGGGAAGCCATCTCCAAGTACTATGCCAAGTGGAACATTCCGTACTCGCCTGAAGAGATCATCGTCACGCACGGCGGCACCGAGGCCCTCATTATCGCTATGTTGTCCGTCTGCGACCCGGGCGACGAAATCCTCGTGTTTGAGCCGTACTACGCCAACTACTCGTCGCTGGCCAAGGCGTTCAACGTGACGCCGAGAGCCGTCGCCACCGACCCGGAGACGGGATATCACCTGCCGGACGATAAGACCATCCTCGCCAGCCTGACCGACAAGACGAAGCTGGTGATCCTGACGAACCCGGGCAACCCGACCGGCTCGGTCTACACGGCCGATGAGCTGAAGCGGCTGGCCAAAATCGTCAAGGATCGGGGCCTGTTTGTGCTGGCCGACGAGGTGTACCGCGAGTTCGTGTACGAGGGCTCCTACACCAGTATGGCGTCGTTCGACGATATTCGGGATCAGGTGCTCATCGTCGACTCGGTGTCCAAACGTTACAGCGCCTGCGGCGCCCGTATCGGAGCGCTGCTCTCCCACAACAAAGAGCTGATTGCCCAAAGCATGAAGTACTGTCAGGCTCGGCTTTGCGTGCCGTCGCTGGAGCAGATCGGCGCTGAGGCAATGTACCTGCACACGGCCGACACGTACTTAAAGTCGGTCAACGACGAGTACCGCCATCGCCGCGACACGCTGCACAAGGCTCTGATGGCTATCCCGGGCGTTAAGTGTCCAATGCCCAGCGGCGCGTTCTACATGATGGTTACCCTGCCGGTTGACGACAGCGAGAAGTTCGCCAAGTGGCTTCTGGAGGAGTTCCAAGACGCCGGCGAGACGGTGATGCTGGCTCCCGGCGCCGGCTTCTACGGCACGCCGGGCAAGGGCGTTCACGAGGCCCGAGTCGCCTACGTCCTGAAGGAGGCGGATCTCCTTCGGGCCGCCGAACTGCTCAAAAAAGCTCTGGCCGTCTATCCCGGCAGGACCTGCTAG
- a CDS encoding ABC transporter ATP-binding protein produces MIRHMQRLFALSRTGVWGMLRASLWAALANLSFMIAPGLVALAFIALLNFLYGASPVPAFAWAQYALYSAVAVAVICLIQFGLYQSTFITTYKESASRRISLAEKLRQLPLSFFSQRNLSDLTTTIMNDCAELEQLYSHCVPQLLGSALSTLIIVVGLLSFDWRMGLAVLWPLPAAVWILLAGRSKLGKKNRQFKEATLSRNEAFQEGIETFATIKSCGFEDRYLSGLKEKLDVAETLQMSAEWLGGTMVKTAEAVLRLGLVSTLLTGVWLLSEGTLGLWEFVVFLTVASRIYDPLASEMVFIAHLLFVSEPIARTKQIDDEPAMTGRESFRPDRFDLSFDDVSFSYGSAPVLRHVTFTAKQGQVTALVGPSGGGKSTTARLAARFWDVSSGRVCLGGTDVREISPETLLAHFAIVFQDVVLFDDTVLENIRLGRRDASDEEVLAAAKAAQCDEFVAKMPNGYQTVLGENGSRLSGGQRQRISIARALLKDAPIIILDEATASLDPESETAVQEAIGRLIRNKTALVIAHRLRTVAGADKIVVLSDGQIAEQGTPDELLKAGGTFAAMAGRQTSQSGWSIGRK; encoded by the coding sequence ATGATCCGGCATATGCAGCGTCTGTTCGCCCTCTCCCGCACGGGAGTTTGGGGCATGCTCCGCGCGTCGCTGTGGGCAGCCTTAGCTAACCTGTCGTTCATGATCGCTCCGGGCCTCGTGGCTCTGGCCTTCATCGCTCTGCTGAACTTCCTTTACGGTGCTTCTCCCGTCCCAGCCTTCGCCTGGGCCCAGTACGCGCTCTACTCGGCCGTCGCCGTCGCCGTCATCTGCCTGATTCAGTTCGGCCTGTACCAGTCGACGTTCATCACGACCTATAAAGAAAGCGCCAGCCGACGAATCTCTTTGGCCGAGAAGCTGCGCCAGCTCCCGCTGTCGTTTTTCAGCCAGCGAAACCTGAGCGACCTGACGACCACGATCATGAACGACTGCGCCGAGCTGGAGCAGCTTTACAGCCACTGCGTGCCCCAGCTGCTGGGTTCGGCCCTCTCCACGCTGATCATCGTGGTCGGCCTATTGTCGTTTGACTGGCGCATGGGACTGGCCGTCCTGTGGCCTCTGCCGGCGGCGGTTTGGATTCTGCTGGCCGGACGAAGCAAGCTGGGAAAGAAAAACCGCCAGTTCAAGGAGGCGACGCTGAGCAGGAACGAGGCGTTCCAAGAGGGCATTGAGACCTTCGCCACGATCAAGTCCTGCGGCTTTGAGGACCGATACCTGAGCGGACTGAAAGAGAAGCTCGATGTGGCCGAAACTCTCCAGATGTCGGCCGAATGGCTCGGCGGGACGATGGTCAAGACTGCTGAAGCGGTCCTGCGGCTCGGGCTCGTGTCCACCCTGCTGACGGGCGTCTGGCTGCTGTCAGAGGGAACTCTCGGCCTGTGGGAGTTCGTCGTCTTCCTCACCGTCGCCAGCCGCATCTATGACCCGCTAGCCTCCGAGATGGTTTTCATCGCCCACCTGCTGTTCGTCTCCGAGCCGATCGCCCGGACGAAACAGATTGACGACGAGCCGGCCATGACCGGCCGAGAATCGTTCCGGCCCGACCGGTTCGACCTGTCGTTTGACGACGTGTCGTTCAGCTACGGCTCCGCGCCGGTGCTGCGTCACGTCACCTTCACGGCCAAGCAAGGCCAAGTGACCGCGCTGGTCGGCCCGTCGGGCGGCGGCAAGAGCACGACTGCCCGTCTGGCGGCTCGCTTCTGGGACGTCTCCTCGGGCCGGGTCTGCCTCGGCGGAACCGACGTGCGTGAGATATCGCCTGAAACGCTGCTGGCCCACTTCGCCATCGTCTTTCAGGACGTCGTCCTGTTCGACGACACGGTGCTGGAAAACATTCGACTGGGCCGCCGAGACGCCTCAGACGAGGAAGTCTTAGCCGCGGCGAAGGCCGCCCAGTGCGACGAGTTTGTGGCCAAAATGCCCAACGGCTATCAAACCGTTCTGGGCGAAAACGGTTCCCGCCTCTCTGGCGGCCAGCGGCAGCGAATTTCTATCGCCCGGGCACTCCTCAAGGACGCCCCGATCATCATCTTGGACGAGGCGACCGCGTCCCTTGACCCCGAAAGCGAGACGGCCGTTCAGGAGGCCATTGGCCGGCTGATCAGAAACAAGACCGCTCTGGTCATCGCTCACCGGCTGAGGACCGTGGCCGGCGCCGATAAGATCGTCGTCCTCTCAGACGGGCAGATTGCCGAGCAGGGGACGCCGGACGAACTTCTGAAAGCCGGCGGCACCTTCGCTGCCATGGCCGGCCGTCAGACATCCCAAAGCGGCTGGTCCATCGGCCGAAAATAA
- a CDS encoding ABC transporter ATP-binding protein, producing the protein MEQNAAQKPSAGKTLARLFRIAGSLRWFLPLSLILSAAAAVSSLLPLASVWYVLNLVLSRWGTGQPFGIGPWVVLAFAGAAGGVVLSFLSAYCSHLTAFRVEKQLRFDAMSRLMSLPLGFVQATTSGNLQKVINENASLTHSLLAHLLPDVAGTLASLLTGLIFLVYFDFRLGLICFIPLAVGFWFLAHMNDYMKDQSMSKYMDALQSMNGAAVEYIRGIPVIKTFQQTVHSFRKFKASVEAYYHFVNQYALDFRRPYSYFVTAINSPVLLLIPAALFLAGRSSDPKQLVASVIFYCLLTPALSVSISKIMYASENVSLAIEAVNRIDQALNASPLSVPSAPRRPSGFDLEFRDVWFTYPGTTRPALRGVSFHLPQGQVWALVGPSGGGKSTIASLAARFWDPDKGDVLLGGEPEREMDPKELMSHIGLVFQNDRLFKTSIRNNILAARPDAGEAEALKAASSAQCGDILEKLPQGLDTVIGAGGVYLSGGETQRIALARMIAKDAPVVILDEATAFADPENEAQIQKALTELARDKTTLMIAHRLSSVRNADRILVIDDGQIAESGTHDELLASGGLYAKMWAEYQKAAQWKVASEEASR; encoded by the coding sequence ATGGAACAAAATGCCGCTCAAAAACCTTCTGCCGGAAAGACGTTGGCACGCCTGTTCCGCATTGCCGGATCGCTTCGGTGGTTCTTGCCCCTGTCGCTAATCCTGTCTGCCGCGGCTGCCGTCTCGTCCCTTCTGCCGCTAGCGTCCGTGTGGTACGTGCTCAATCTGGTGCTGAGCCGCTGGGGAACCGGCCAGCCGTTCGGCATCGGCCCTTGGGTCGTTCTGGCGTTTGCCGGGGCAGCCGGCGGGGTGGTCCTGTCGTTTCTGTCAGCGTACTGTTCCCACCTGACAGCGTTCCGCGTGGAAAAACAGCTTCGGTTCGACGCCATGTCCCGGCTGATGTCCCTTCCCTTAGGGTTCGTTCAGGCCACGACGAGCGGAAACCTGCAGAAGGTGATCAACGAGAACGCGTCGCTGACCCACTCGCTGCTCGCCCACCTGCTGCCGGACGTGGCGGGGACCTTAGCGTCCCTTCTCACAGGGCTGATCTTCTTGGTCTACTTCGACTTCCGGCTTGGCCTGATCTGCTTCATTCCGCTGGCCGTCGGGTTCTGGTTCCTCGCCCACATGAACGACTACATGAAGGATCAGTCGATGAGCAAGTACATGGACGCGCTTCAGTCGATGAACGGCGCGGCAGTCGAATACATCCGAGGCATTCCGGTCATCAAGACGTTCCAGCAGACCGTCCACTCGTTTCGGAAGTTCAAAGCGTCAGTCGAGGCCTATTATCACTTCGTCAATCAGTACGCTCTGGACTTTCGACGCCCCTACTCGTACTTCGTGACGGCTATCAACTCGCCGGTGCTGCTGCTGATCCCTGCCGCGCTGTTTTTAGCCGGCCGGAGTTCCGACCCCAAGCAGCTGGTCGCGTCGGTAATTTTTTACTGCCTCTTGACGCCAGCCCTGTCAGTTTCGATATCAAAGATCATGTACGCCTCCGAGAACGTCTCCTTGGCCATCGAGGCGGTCAACCGTATCGACCAGGCTCTGAACGCTTCTCCCCTGTCGGTTCCCTCGGCCCCCCGCCGGCCGTCGGGATTTGACTTGGAGTTCCGCGACGTCTGGTTCACCTACCCGGGAACAACTCGGCCAGCCCTGCGGGGCGTGAGCTTCCACCTGCCGCAGGGGCAGGTCTGGGCGCTGGTGGGACCGTCGGGCGGCGGAAAAAGCACAATCGCGAGTCTGGCGGCCCGATTCTGGGATCCAGACAAGGGCGACGTGCTTTTAGGCGGAGAACCCGAACGGGAGATGGACCCGAAAGAGCTGATGAGCCATATCGGCCTAGTCTTCCAGAACGACCGGCTGTTCAAGACGTCGATTCGAAACAATATCCTTGCCGCCCGGCCGGACGCTGGCGAGGCGGAAGCATTGAAGGCGGCGAGCAGCGCCCAGTGCGGCGACATCTTGGAGAAACTGCCCCAGGGCCTCGATACGGTCATCGGCGCCGGAGGAGTCTACTTGTCCGGCGGCGAGACTCAGCGTATCGCTCTGGCGCGAATGATCGCCAAGGACGCGCCGGTCGTGATTCTGGACGAGGCGACCGCGTTCGCCGACCCAGAAAATGAGGCACAGATACAGAAAGCCCTCACGGAACTCGCGCGGGATAAGACGACGCTGATGATCGCTCACCGGCTCTCGTCGGTCCGAAACGCCGACAGGATTCTAGTGATCGACGACGGACAGATCGCCGAGTCGGGAACCCACGACGAACTGCTCGCTTCCGGCGGGCTGTACGCCAAGATGTGGGCCGAGTACCAGAAAGCGGCCCAGTGGAAAGTGGCTAGCGAGGAGGCCTCAAGATGA
- a CDS encoding TetR/AcrR family transcriptional regulator, with translation MSAARAEFSQKGFRNASLRRIAARAGVTTGALYGYYRSKDELFDALVAVAGAEFEVSLRKYIAAFEALDERTQHETMGQSDPETFSEMVDYIVSHKAEFRLILTAGGGTRWERYLDNLTSIENSATRRYFFRMTSAGMKITPVDELFSYSISRAMFACMFEIAIREMNREEAFAYARAVQNFFVSGWLTLMKNPAPEATPKKS, from the coding sequence TTGTCCGCAGCGCGGGCGGAATTCAGTCAGAAGGGGTTTCGGAACGCGTCGCTTCGTCGGATTGCCGCTCGGGCTGGCGTGACGACCGGCGCCTTGTACGGGTACTACCGGAGCAAGGACGAATTGTTCGACGCGCTGGTCGCCGTAGCTGGCGCGGAGTTTGAGGTATCACTCCGCAAGTACATCGCCGCCTTTGAGGCGTTGGACGAGCGGACTCAGCACGAGACCATGGGCCAGTCAGACCCAGAGACGTTCAGCGAGATGGTCGACTACATCGTGAGCCACAAGGCGGAGTTTCGGCTGATCCTCACGGCTGGCGGCGGAACGCGGTGGGAGCGGTATCTGGACAACCTGACGAGCATTGAGAACTCGGCGACGCGCCGCTATTTTTTCCGAATGACGTCCGCAGGGATGAAGATCACACCGGTTGACGAGCTGTTCAGCTACTCCATTTCGCGGGCGATGTTCGCCTGCATGTTCGAGATCGCCATCCGGGAGATGAACCGAGAAGAGGCGTTCGCCTACGCCCGAGCCGTGCAGAACTTTTTTGTCAGCGGCTGGCTCACGCTGATGAAAAATCCGGCGCCGGAGGCGACGCCGAAAAAGTCGTAA
- the fapR gene encoding transcription factor FapR has translation MTRVSSRAERHQKLLDLLRRSPLFTDEDLSELLNVSLSTVRLDRILLGVPEVRERARSMAEQAVSRLRSLRENEFIGRLLELEPNRFAVSELIAGAEMAFRHTDLIWDHYIYAQASALAIAVVEADWVIVGSARVRYRLPAKIGDRLIATARVGVHKMGKYIISVRTAVEGKEIFVGRFIAVAHDPQGLHHDGGETL, from the coding sequence ATGACCAGAGTATCGTCTCGGGCAGAGCGGCATCAGAAGCTGCTGGATTTGCTGCGCCGCAGTCCGCTTTTCACAGACGAGGATCTGTCGGAGCTCCTGAACGTGAGCCTGAGCACCGTTCGGCTGGATAGGATCCTGCTCGGCGTGCCTGAAGTTCGGGAGCGGGCTCGTTCCATGGCGGAACAGGCGGTGAGCAGGCTTCGGTCACTGCGGGAGAACGAGTTTATCGGCCGGCTGCTGGAGCTGGAGCCGAACAGATTCGCCGTGTCAGAGCTCATTGCCGGGGCTGAAATGGCGTTTCGGCACACGGACCTGATTTGGGATCATTACATTTACGCTCAGGCAAGCGCTCTGGCAATTGCGGTTGTCGAAGCTGACTGGGTCATCGTCGGATCGGCCCGGGTGAGGTACCGGCTTCCGGCGAAAATCGGCGATCGGCTGATTGCCACGGCCAGAGTCGGCGTCCATAAAATGGGAAAGTACATTATCAGCGTCAGAACGGCTGTCGAGGGAAAAGAAATTTTCGTCGGCCGGTTCATAGCTGTGGCTCACGACCCTCAAGGTTTACACCATGATGGAGGAGAAACGTTATGA
- the plsX gene encoding phosphate acyltransferase PlsX, translating to MIIAVDAMGGDYGPSVVCPGVLTACERHQDLTVVFVGDQEKIKPYVDASGAAGRVSVVHTLEAVGMDEHPSQAIRTKRRSSLRLAMEMVRSGEADGCLSAGNTGAIVAGGVLVVGRIRGIARPGLGVLLPTLKPTLLIDGGATVRCKPETLCQFARMGSAYMTSQMELNAPRVCLLSNGSEEIKGDDVIALAREALSADKTVNFGGYIEPNEVTFGKADVVVADGFTGNIMLKSFEGLVSYGMQLIKDEVLSGLLGKIGLGLCYFGARRLKAKLDYQRYGGSPLLGVDGVVVKAHGRSKAPAITSAMDAAVRAVQGDIVGVIRRRAGSDASDEADRTKERLEAE from the coding sequence ATGATAATTGCCGTTGACGCGATGGGAGGGGACTACGGCCCGTCGGTTGTCTGTCCCGGCGTCCTGACCGCCTGCGAGCGTCATCAGGACTTGACCGTCGTTTTTGTGGGCGATCAGGAAAAAATCAAGCCGTATGTGGACGCTTCGGGCGCGGCCGGCAGAGTTTCGGTCGTCCATACGCTTGAAGCGGTAGGAATGGACGAGCACCCGTCTCAGGCGATACGGACAAAGCGCCGCTCCAGCCTTCGGCTGGCTATGGAGATGGTTCGTTCCGGCGAGGCGGACGGGTGTCTGTCGGCCGGGAATACCGGGGCCATTGTGGCAGGCGGCGTGCTGGTGGTGGGTCGGATTCGGGGCATCGCGCGCCCGGGGTTGGGAGTTTTGCTGCCGACCCTCAAACCGACGCTGCTCATCGACGGCGGCGCGACGGTTCGGTGCAAGCCCGAGACGCTGTGTCAGTTCGCCCGAATGGGCTCGGCCTATATGACTTCTCAGATGGAGCTGAACGCGCCGCGGGTCTGCCTGCTGTCCAACGGCTCGGAGGAGATTAAAGGCGACGACGTCATCGCTTTGGCTCGCGAAGCCCTGTCGGCCGACAAGACGGTAAACTTCGGCGGGTACATCGAGCCCAACGAGGTCACGTTCGGCAAAGCCGACGTGGTGGTGGCCGACGGGTTCACCGGCAACATCATGCTGAAGTCCTTTGAAGGGCTGGTGTCTTACGGCATGCAGCTGATCAAGGACGAGGTGCTCTCAGGTCTCTTGGGGAAAATTGGGCTCGGACTGTGTTATTTTGGGGCCCGCCGCCTGAAGGCGAAGCTCGACTATCAGCGCTACGGCGGTTCGCCGCTGTTGGGCGTGGACGGGGTCGTGGTGAAAGCCCACGGCCGGTCAAAGGCCCCGGCGATCACCAGCGCGATGGACGCGGCGGTTCGGGCTGTTCAGGGGGATATTGTGGGCGTCATTCGGCGCAGGGCCGGATCGGACGCTTCGGACGAAGCAGATAGGACGAAAGAGAGGCTGGAGGCCGAATGA
- a CDS encoding nitronate monooxygenase, translated as MIGERLTKLLGIKYPVIQGAMAWVANAELAAGVSNGGGLGIIAAGATPPEILEQELIKVRKLTDKPFGLNIMLMSPTADDALELAALHRVPIVTTGAGSPGKVLERLKPLGTIVMPVVPTGTLARRVEKQGADAVIAEGMEAGGHIGELTSMVLTPMVVRAVSIPVVCAGGIADGAGMAAAFALGASGVQLGTRFVCCDECTAHPAFKEAFVKSRERATEVTGQSTGHPVRCIKNKLTQAFQKMEFDHAPVEDLEKFGTGRLRAAVVDGDVVMGSVMAGQSAALVNDILPAAQIISQMTREAQQILSSLGTAVSEVE; from the coding sequence ATGATCGGAGAGAGACTGACGAAGCTTTTGGGAATTAAATATCCTGTTATCCAAGGCGCCATGGCCTGGGTGGCCAACGCGGAGCTGGCAGCCGGCGTGAGCAACGGCGGCGGGTTGGGAATTATCGCTGCCGGCGCGACGCCGCCGGAAATTCTGGAACAGGAACTCATCAAGGTGAGAAAGCTCACCGACAAGCCGTTTGGGCTGAACATCATGCTGATGTCCCCGACGGCCGACGACGCGCTGGAACTGGCGGCTCTTCACCGCGTGCCGATCGTCACCACCGGCGCCGGATCGCCCGGCAAGGTGCTCGAGCGCCTCAAGCCGCTGGGAACGATCGTCATGCCGGTCGTTCCGACTGGGACTCTGGCCCGGCGGGTGGAGAAGCAGGGCGCCGACGCGGTGATCGCCGAGGGTATGGAAGCCGGCGGCCACATCGGCGAGCTGACGTCCATGGTGCTGACCCCGATGGTCGTCCGCGCCGTCTCCATTCCTGTCGTCTGCGCCGGCGGAATTGCCGACGGGGCCGGAATGGCCGCGGCGTTCGCCTTGGGCGCGTCAGGCGTCCAGCTTGGAACGCGTTTTGTCTGCTGCGACGAGTGCACCGCTCACCCGGCGTTTAAAGAGGCGTTCGTCAAGTCCCGGGAGCGGGCCACCGAGGTGACTGGGCAGAGCACAGGGCATCCCGTTCGGTGCATTAAGAACAAACTGACCCAGGCGTTTCAGAAAATGGAGTTTGACCACGCGCCGGTTGAGGACCTTGAGAAGTTCGGTACCGGCCGGCTTCGGGCGGCCGTTGTGGACGGCGACGTGGTGATGGGGTCGGTAATGGCCGGCCAGTCCGCCGCCCTCGTGAACGATATCCTTCCCGCGGCTCAGATCATCTCCCAGATGACGCGGGAGGCCCAGCAGATCTTGTCGTCCCTTGGGACGGCAGTTTCGGAGGTGGAATAG
- the fabD gene encoding ACP S-malonyltransferase, with protein MKYALIFPGQGSQNVGMGSDLCGTYPAAKAAFSEADNALGFKLSDIIFNGPEERLTLTAYTQPAILVTSIALYRALTVDCGVKLSPECVAGHSLGEYTALVASGVLSLADGVRLVHSRGSFMQEAAPEGQGAMAAIMGMDPDQVEIICSEVGKASVCEPANYNTPVQLVISGETEAVKRAADLATQRGARRAVMLNVSAPFHCSLMRPVADRLAESMKACTWNQGAFPLVANVSGQLVSSVSDIRDGLYEQTYSPVQWVKSVRTMCGLGVSRFVEIGPGKVLSGMIKKIQKDASCLSVETAGDLSRVAEFVASEDQE; from the coding sequence ATGAAATACGCGCTGATATTCCCGGGGCAGGGTTCGCAGAACGTCGGCATGGGCTCCGACCTGTGCGGGACGTATCCGGCAGCAAAGGCGGCGTTCAGCGAGGCCGATAACGCGCTGGGCTTTAAGCTCAGCGACATCATCTTCAACGGTCCGGAGGAGCGTCTGACCCTGACGGCTTACACCCAGCCGGCTATTCTCGTCACGAGCATCGCCCTTTACCGGGCTCTGACCGTCGACTGCGGCGTCAAACTGTCGCCCGAGTGCGTCGCCGGCCACAGTCTGGGCGAGTACACGGCCCTTGTGGCGAGCGGCGTCCTGTCGCTGGCCGACGGGGTACGGCTGGTTCACAGCCGCGGCTCGTTCATGCAGGAAGCGGCTCCCGAAGGGCAGGGAGCCATGGCCGCCATTATGGGCATGGACCCGGATCAGGTGGAGATCATCTGCTCAGAGGTCGGGAAAGCGTCGGTCTGCGAGCCGGCGAACTACAACACGCCTGTTCAGTTGGTCATTTCCGGCGAAACGGAAGCCGTCAAGCGGGCCGCCGATCTGGCGACGCAGCGGGGCGCCCGTCGGGCCGTCATGCTCAACGTCAGCGCGCCGTTCCACTGCTCTCTGATGCGGCCTGTGGCCGATCGGCTAGCCGAGTCCATGAAGGCCTGCACGTGGAATCAGGGGGCGTTTCCTCTGGTGGCCAACGTGTCCGGTCAGCTGGTCAGCTCTGTTTCGGATATCCGGGACGGGCTGTACGAGCAGACCTACAGCCCGGTTCAGTGGGTTAAGTCGGTCCGAACCATGTGCGGCTTAGGCGTCAGCCGGTTTGTCGAGATCGGCCCCGGCAAGGTCCTTTCTGGGATGATCAAGAAAATTCAGAAGGACGCTTCCTGCCTGTCAGTCGAAACCGCCGGAGACCTGAGCCGGGTCGCTGAGTTCGTCGCGTCGGAGGATCAGGAGTGA
- the fabG gene encoding 3-oxoacyl-[acyl-carrier-protein] reductase — translation MSRLALVTGAGRGIGRAIALRLAQDGCRIALHYRSSAAGAEETAQQIRTSGGEAEIFGADLTDSSQVAEMFGLIKSRMGSPEILVNNAGATKDGLVMRMRDEDWKTVLDADLTSVFYCTREALKGMTKARWGRVVTITSVVGLAGNAGQANYAAAKAGAIGLTRSAAREYGGRNVTFNCVAPGFIETDMTAGLSQELKDQMLASTPLGRAGQPEDVASAVAFLVSDAAAFITGQVLAVNGGMTMQ, via the coding sequence GTGAGCCGTCTGGCTCTGGTCACAGGAGCCGGACGCGGCATAGGCAGGGCCATCGCTTTGCGTTTGGCCCAGGACGGCTGCCGGATCGCCCTTCATTATCGGTCGTCTGCAGCCGGCGCCGAAGAAACGGCTCAGCAGATTCGCACATCCGGCGGCGAAGCGGAGATTTTCGGCGCCGACCTGACCGATTCGTCTCAGGTTGCCGAGATGTTCGGCCTGATCAAGTCGCGGATGGGCAGCCCTGAAATTCTGGTCAACAACGCCGGCGCGACGAAGGACGGATTAGTGATGCGCATGAGGGACGAGGACTGGAAAACGGTCCTTGACGCGGACCTGACGTCGGTGTTTTACTGTACGAGAGAAGCCCTCAAGGGCATGACGAAGGCGCGGTGGGGTCGGGTCGTGACGATTACGTCCGTCGTCGGGCTGGCCGGCAACGCCGGGCAGGCCAACTACGCGGCGGCCAAGGCTGGGGCCATCGGGCTCACCCGTTCCGCGGCGCGGGAGTACGGCGGCCGGAACGTGACGTTCAACTGCGTGGCGCCCGGGTTTATCGAGACGGACATGACCGCCGGCCTGTCGCAGGAACTCAAGGATCAAATGCTGGCGAGCACGCCGCTTGGCCGGGCAGGTCAGCCGGAGGACGTCGCGTCTGCTGTGGCGTTTCTCGTCTCAGACGCGGCGGCGTTTATCACAGGGCAAGTCTTAGCCGTTAACGGCGGCATGACGATGCAATAA